The Raphanus sativus cultivar WK10039 unplaced genomic scaffold, ASM80110v3 Scaffold1179, whole genome shotgun sequence DNA segment TGCTCTTTTTTCTTAGTTCACACACTTGTTGAAGGCCAGAATTTACACCAATCTAGTATAGTACAGTTGccttacttttatatttatggTGATGATATCTTTCTCTCTAAATTTGAAATGGATATCGTTCTTTGTTGCAGCTTCGGTGTTTTCTGGTTAGGGATGGACCAAAACTGTAGGCGTCGGATGTCTAGAGAGAAAATGGACGTTATACTAAAAGGAGTTGTGAAACACTTTTTCATAGAGAAGGAAGTAACATCCACTTTGGTGATGGATTCCTTGTATAGTGGGTTGAAGGCTCTTCAAGGCCAAGCTAAGAACAAGAAAGCTAGGCCAAGTTTGTTAGATGCCAAGGAATTGCCAGCTCCGATTGTTAGTGTGGACAAAGATGTGTTCGTATTAGTTGATGATGTGCTGTTGCTCCTAGAGAGAGCTGCTCTAGAACCATTGCCTACACATGAGGATAAAAGCCCCCAAAACCGTACAAAGGTCGGTTTCATTGTTTGTacttaatacttttttttttgcctgaATTTCCATTATCTGTGATCATATctgctttttgttttatttttgtcgtttctcttatctttttttctgtttcagaGGGACGTGCTGCATTGTCcactagaaaagaaaattacattttaatgatttttgtgTTTTTGGGTGCAAAACTAGGATGCCAATGATGGAGAAGAGGTCAACAATGAAGTCATTGAGCGTGATGAGAGACGTTTAACTGAGTTGGGTAGACGAACCGTGGAGATCTTTGTTCTTACCCATATCTTCAGGTAAAAATGCACGATATGTTTCTATACGTTCTTCCATTTTGTTCTTCGTTGATGTGCTTATGTATCGTACTTCTATATCTCTGAGAACCGCAGCAGCAAAATCGAGGTTGCATATCAAGAAGCTATTGCGCTAAAAAGGCAGGAAGAACTGATTCGTGAGGAAGAGGAAGCGTGGTTGGCAGAAACTGAACAGAGGGCCAAAAGAGGAGcagcagagagagagaagaaatcTAAAAAGAAACAGGTGTGATACTCTTTTCtgctgttacaaaaaaaaatctaattttgcTCCTTCTGCTTGTTGGGATGTTGATGAGAGTTTCTTTGGTTATTGAACATTCATAGGCGAAACAGaaacggaacaaaaataaaGCGAAGGACAAAAGGAAGGAAGAGAAGGTAACTATTGCAACACATGAAAAGGATCTAAAGGAGAACCAACATGATGAGGAAGAAAAGGATTCTGTCACAGAGAAAGCACAATCCTCAGCTGAAAAGACTGATATTCTTGGAGACGTGTCAGACGTATCTGATTCTGTTGATGGTTCGGTCGACATTCTTCACCCTGATTTAGAAGATGGGGACAGTAGCTCGGTTCATTGGGATACCGACACCTTGGAAACTCATCCTCCTCCATCAGGAGGGAGCGACATTTCCATATCCACACCCAATGGAATTGGAGAAAGAAAGAATCAGTCGACAGTGGATGATAGTTCCTCAACTTGTTCCAATGATTCTATCCGGTCGGGGGTTAACAGTGGGTCATACAAAGGGAATGCCTTGAATTTCCGAAACCAGAAGTCACCAAACAAGTAAGTTTGTTTTCACATCCCTTTGCTTCTCTCTGTACTGATTCCTTATAATTAGACACCTTGTGATTTGCAGAGGAACGAACCACCAAGTAAAAATGATACCTGATGCCCGGAGCGTAGTGAGTGAAACAGATAATCAACCTTCAACACTTGGAACAGAATCAAAGAGTCAGAGTTCCCAGTCCGAATCTGATTGGGTTGTTGTCTCCCGCATCCAGGAGCCAGAGAGCTCTCGGAATCGCAGTCCCGTTGGGAAGGTTGGTCAACTCATGCTTTTAAATGTTGGATTAAGATCTCAGAAGTGCAATGCTGATGGAATTATTACAATTTCCTTTTTGCAGGAACGCAACGTTACTCAAATCATTGTGAACTCGGTTGACATGGATCGACTTAAAGTGAAAAGCGCTGCTGTACTTTCTTCTCCCAGAGCTGCTACCAAGAATCTTTCACCATCAACTCAGACAAAGCCGGAGAAAAAGAGCGTTTCAAACGCAGACGCTGTTCCAAATCGGAAGGTAACGCCAACTCCTGGACCACCTTCATCAACTCAAGTAGTGCGGCCTTCTTCAGATATTCAGTCGCAAACTGTTGGACTCAGAGCTGATACGCTAAAGATCTCTCCTCCGAAACaatctgcaacaacaacaacaactataTCAAGGCCTTCTAGTGCTCCAATAATCCCTGCGATGCAACCCGCCCCTATCATCACCGCCTCCTCTTCGGTTCAATCAACATCATCATCCCTTCCTCGATCGGTTAGCTCAGCTGGTCGTCTAGGTCCCGACTCTTCGGTACACAACCAACAAACTTACATTCCTCAGTCCTATAAACATGCCATAGTGGGTAACTCTCCTGGTTCAACCTCTAGTTTCGTCCACCACCCAAGCTCTCATGGAGTTGTCCCAACCACACTACCATCATCATCTTACTCGCAAACACCGACATTATCTCATCAGTCAAGCTTCCCGACATCATCTCATCATCAGTCGAGCTTCCCTTTCAAACAAGATGCATTTATGTGGGCAGGAAGGAGTTCAAATTCTGCAAGCGTGGGCATGAACAACCCTTACACACCATCAGCCGTGACTAGCAACAGATCCGTGAACCACATCGATGTTGAGATTGcgcgacaacaacaacaaccacaaagcTTGATGACCGACGAGTTCCCTCACCTCGATATCATCAACGACCTGCTCGAAGACGAAagctgcagcagcagcagcatggTGTTCAACGGGAACATGTACAACTCACAACCGCAGATTTTCAACAGCCAATACGCTTACCATGCTGGTGGTGGTGCTGATTTAGGCATCTCAGGCGAGTTTATGTCTAGTGGCAGGTCCAGGAGTTTCGGAGAAGAAGGGTTCCATTACATGCCGCGTGTCTCAGCAGCCGGACCATACGGCGGGGATGGATTGATGCCGACGCAGTGGCAAATGGGGAACGTGGACCTGTCTTTACTAGCTATGAGAAACAACAGTAACTTGGAAGATACAGCACCAACGTACCAACACAACACATATCCGAGTTTTTCGCATGGGATAAATGGATACAGTGAGTACAGACCTTCGTCTAATGGCCACTGAGGGGACGAGGGAATGAAGCAAATGAATTTGGgatttgtaatgtttttttatcaaaaaaaaagaaaaagaaaaaagaattacGATTACAGTTTGTGTAAAGAGAGTTTCTCTTTTCTACGTTTCAAAtgaatttcctttttctttttatatataagataGTTTTCAACATTCTTCTTCTATTGACAAACTTTTGCCCTGAATGTGCCTACAAatgttacataaataaatacaatGAATTCTCTTTTGTACTAATAATTAATACTTTGTTATTGtagagaaatttttttgtttcaaaataagtgttgttttatagttttaaagtaaaaatgtattaataatttttttttgtttatttttttattagttgaaatatatttatgtgtacagataatagtattttatttcgaaaatatattaataaatgtctttttaataaaacagaGGAGTAAAAAAGAACAGAGGAGTaagaaaataaagttaattttgttgatgattttcattgctaaaataaaaagaaagataaacaaTAATGCTGGTATTCagttgaccagaaaaaaaaacaataatgttGGTAGGATGTTGATaagatgtaaaagaaaaaaagacaataatATTGATGGTTGTTGTGAATGTGTGTcttattaatgtcgaatatgaactccttatatagggaCTACAAGATGGGCCAATAATGGGTCAAAGCCTACtagtatcttttggataaacatccacctgaaccagtcggttcataacacttcccctggATGTTGAATTCATCTTGAGTTCGCTAGATACCAAATCCTTTTTGGGCTCGTGATACACTTTACCAATTACttggtgttgcctcattaaaaccttaccaggaaaacccagtgggacaaaaccatggtgaaggaaaaagagtacaacatgtATCACTTCCCCTGATTTGTACCTCTGTATATGCTCCTGAGGTTGGCGCATGAGTAGACTGGTGGGAATTTTATGGACGCCAAGTCTCTGAGCTGGTCTTCATAATGTGCACGTCCTGGACTGATAGGAAGGTCTCATGGACGTGGTGCTGAtgtagacatggtgaagaagcCGATTGACATGTCTTTGGTT contains these protein-coding regions:
- the LOC108850559 gene encoding TNF receptor-associated factor homolog 1b-like isoform X1; the encoded protein is MAETVSGVGRSAEEESSNGLHPSSLSEWRSSGQVENGTTSTSPSYWDTDDDDEDYGLKPSQLFGKHTWKIAKFSEINKRELRSSVFDAGGYKWYILIYPQGCDVCNHLSLFLCVANHEKLLPGWSHFAQFTIAVVNKDSKKSKFSDTLHRFWKKEHDWGWKKFMELPKLHEGFIDDSDSLTIEAQVQVIRERVDRPFRCLHCGYRRELVRVYFNNVEQHCRRFVEEKRSKLGRLIEDKARWTSFGVFWLGMDQNCRRRMSREKMDVILKGVVKHFFIEKEVTSTLVMDSLYSGLKALQGQAKNKKARPSLLDAKELPAPIVSVDKDVFVLVDDVLLLLERAALEPLPTHEDKSPQNRTKDANDGEEVNNEVIERDERRLTELGRRTVEIFVLTHIFSSKIEVAYQEAIALKRQEELIREEEEAWLAETEQRAKRGAAEREKKSKKKQAKQKRNKNKAKDKRKEEKVTIATHEKDLKENQHDEEEKDSVTEKAQSSAEKTDILGDVSDVSDSVDGSVDILHPDLEDGDSSSVHWDTDTLETHPPPSGGSDISISTPNGIGERKNQSTVDDSSSTCSNDSIRSGVNSGSYKGNALNFRNQKSPNKGTNHQVKMIPDARSVVSETDNQPSTLGTESKSQSSQSESDWVVVSRIQEPESSRNRSPVGKERNVTQIIVNSVDMDRLKVKSAAVLSSPRAATKNLSPSTQTKPEKKSVSNADAVPNRKVTPTPGPPSSTQVVRPSSDIQSQTVGLRADTLKISPPKQSATTTTTISRPSSAPIIPAMQPAPIITASSSVQSTSSSLPRSVSSAGRLGPDSSVHNQQTYIPQSYKHAIVGNSPGSTSSFVHHPSSHGVVPTTLPSSSYSQTPTLSHQSSFPTSSHHQSSFPFKQDAFMWAGRSSNSASVGMNNPYTPSAVTSNRSVNHIDVEIARQQQQPQSLMTDEFPHLDIINDLLEDESCSSSSMVFNGNMYNSQPQIFNSQYAYHAGGGADLGISGEFMSSGRSRSFGEEGFHYMPRVSAAGPYGGDGLMPTQWQMGNVDLSLLAMRNNSNLEDTAPTYQHNTYPSFSHGINGYSEYRPSSNGH
- the LOC108850559 gene encoding TNF receptor-associated factor homolog 1b-like isoform X2 — its product is MAETVSGVGRSAEEESSNGLHPSSLSEWRSSGQVENGTTSTSPSYWDTDDDDEDYGLKPSQLFGKHTWKIAKFSEINKRELRSSVFDAGGYKWYILIYPQGCDVCNHLSLFLCVANHEKLLPGWSHFAQFTIAVVNKDSKKSKFSDTLHRFWKKEHDWGWKKFMELPKLHEGFIDDSDSLTIEAQVQVIRERVDRPFRCLHCGYRRELVRVYFNNVEQHCRRFVEEKRSKLGRLIEDKARWTSFGVFWLGMDQNCRRRMSREKMDVILKGVVKHFFIEKEVTSTLVMDSLYSGLKALQGQAKNKKARPSLLDAKELPAPIVSVDKDVFVLVDDVLLLLERAALEPLPTHEDKSPQNRTKDANDGEEVNNEVIERDERRLTELGRRTVEIFVLTHIFSKIEVAYQEAIALKRQEELIREEEEAWLAETEQRAKRGAAEREKKSKKKQAKQKRNKNKAKDKRKEEKVTIATHEKDLKENQHDEEEKDSVTEKAQSSAEKTDILGDVSDVSDSVDGSVDILHPDLEDGDSSSVHWDTDTLETHPPPSGGSDISISTPNGIGERKNQSTVDDSSSTCSNDSIRSGVNSGSYKGNALNFRNQKSPNKGTNHQVKMIPDARSVVSETDNQPSTLGTESKSQSSQSESDWVVVSRIQEPESSRNRSPVGKERNVTQIIVNSVDMDRLKVKSAAVLSSPRAATKNLSPSTQTKPEKKSVSNADAVPNRKVTPTPGPPSSTQVVRPSSDIQSQTVGLRADTLKISPPKQSATTTTTISRPSSAPIIPAMQPAPIITASSSVQSTSSSLPRSVSSAGRLGPDSSVHNQQTYIPQSYKHAIVGNSPGSTSSFVHHPSSHGVVPTTLPSSSYSQTPTLSHQSSFPTSSHHQSSFPFKQDAFMWAGRSSNSASVGMNNPYTPSAVTSNRSVNHIDVEIARQQQQPQSLMTDEFPHLDIINDLLEDESCSSSSMVFNGNMYNSQPQIFNSQYAYHAGGGADLGISGEFMSSGRSRSFGEEGFHYMPRVSAAGPYGGDGLMPTQWQMGNVDLSLLAMRNNSNLEDTAPTYQHNTYPSFSHGINGYSEYRPSSNGH
- the LOC108850559 gene encoding TNF receptor-associated factor homolog 1b-like isoform X3; translated protein: MDQNCRRRMSREKMDVILKGVVKHFFIEKEVTSTLVMDSLYSGLKALQGQAKNKKARPSLLDAKELPAPIVSVDKDVFVLVDDVLLLLERAALEPLPTHEDKSPQNRTKDANDGEEVNNEVIERDERRLTELGRRTVEIFVLTHIFSSKIEVAYQEAIALKRQEELIREEEEAWLAETEQRAKRGAAEREKKSKKKQAKQKRNKNKAKDKRKEEKVTIATHEKDLKENQHDEEEKDSVTEKAQSSAEKTDILGDVSDVSDSVDGSVDILHPDLEDGDSSSVHWDTDTLETHPPPSGGSDISISTPNGIGERKNQSTVDDSSSTCSNDSIRSGVNSGSYKGNALNFRNQKSPNKGTNHQVKMIPDARSVVSETDNQPSTLGTESKSQSSQSESDWVVVSRIQEPESSRNRSPVGKERNVTQIIVNSVDMDRLKVKSAAVLSSPRAATKNLSPSTQTKPEKKSVSNADAVPNRKVTPTPGPPSSTQVVRPSSDIQSQTVGLRADTLKISPPKQSATTTTTISRPSSAPIIPAMQPAPIITASSSVQSTSSSLPRSVSSAGRLGPDSSVHNQQTYIPQSYKHAIVGNSPGSTSSFVHHPSSHGVVPTTLPSSSYSQTPTLSHQSSFPTSSHHQSSFPFKQDAFMWAGRSSNSASVGMNNPYTPSAVTSNRSVNHIDVEIARQQQQPQSLMTDEFPHLDIINDLLEDESCSSSSMVFNGNMYNSQPQIFNSQYAYHAGGGADLGISGEFMSSGRSRSFGEEGFHYMPRVSAAGPYGGDGLMPTQWQMGNVDLSLLAMRNNSNLEDTAPTYQHNTYPSFSHGINGYSEYRPSSNGH